One window from the genome of Saccharomyces mikatae IFO 1815 strain IFO1815 genome assembly, chromosome: 2 encodes:
- the PAF1 gene encoding Paf1p (similar to Saccharomyces cerevisiae PAF1 (YBR279W); ancestral locus Anc_1.309), whose protein sequence is MSKKQEYIAPIKYHNSLPVPQLPPKLLVYPEDPETNPDSSQLIDSLYIKTNVTNLIQQDEDLGMPVDLMKFPGLLNKLDSKLLYGFDNVKLDKDDRILLRDPRIDRLTKTDVSKVTFLRRTEYVSNTIAAQDSTSLKRKRRLDDEESDDDNLDVNHIIGRVEGTFNKTDTWKHPVKKGVKMVKKWDLLPDTASMDQIYFILKFMGSASLDTKEKKALNTGIFRPVELEEDEWISMYATDHKDSAILENELEKGMDEMDDDSHEGKIYKFKRIRDYDMKQVAEKPMTELAIRLDDKDGVAYYKPLRSKIELRRRRVNDIIKPLVKEHDIDQLNVTVRNPSTKEANIRDKLRMKFDPINFATVDEEDDEEEEQLEDVKKESDRDFEKEEPKEEEEPTQEEKPVVDTSETLDTATTEQAPEGEKKTLQEE, encoded by the coding sequence ATGTCCAAAAAGCAGGAATATATCGCGCCAATCAAATATCACAACAGCTTGCCTGTACCACAATTACCGCCTAAACTTCTAGTTTACCCAGAGGATCCGGAAACCAATCCAGACTCCTCCCAATTAATAGATTCGCTATACATCAAAACTAACGTCACTAATCTTATTCAGCAAGATGAAGATCTAGGTATGCCGGTtgatttgatgaaattcCCAGGCCTATTGAACAAGTTGGATTCTAAACTGCTGTACGGCTTTGATAACGTCAAATTGGACAAGGATGATCGAATTTTGCTGAGGGACCCGAGAATAGATAGGTTAACCAAAACTGATGTATCCAAGGTTACTTTCTTAAGACGTACTGAGTATGTGTCCAACACAATTGCAGCTCAAGACTCCACGTCtctgaagaggaaaaggcgtttggatgatgaagaatcgGATGATGATAACCTTGATGTCAATCATATAATCGGTAGAGTAGAGGGAACATTCAATAAAACAGATACATGGAAGCATCCAGTAAAAAAGGGTGTCAAAATGGTCAAAAAATGGGACTTGTTGCCCGACACGGCCTCAATGGACCAAATATATtttatcttgaaatttatgGGCAGTGCATCTTTGGATActaaggaaaagaaggctTTGAATACAGGTATATTCAGACCAGTGGAACTGGAAGAGGATGAATGGATTTCTATGTATGCCACTGATCATAAGGATTCTGCCATTTTGGAGAACGAATTGGAAAAAGGAATGGATGAAATGGACGATGACTCTCACGAAGGTAAGATATACAAATTTAAAAGAATAAGGGACTATGACATGAAACAAGTGGCTGAAAAGCCAATGACGGAGCTAGCTATTCGATTGGACGATAAAGACGGTGTAGCTTACTACAAACCTTTACGTTCCAAGATCGAGTTGAGGCGTAGGAGGGTAAATGACATCATTAAACCGTTGGTGAAAGAACACGATATAGATCAATTGAATGTTACTGTAAGAAATCCCAGCACCAAAGAAGCTAACATAAGGGACAAATTAAGAATGAAATTTGACCCTATAAATTTCGCCACCGTagacgaagaagacgatgaagaggaggaaCAACTAGAAGACGTTAAGAAAGAATCAGACCGTGACttcgaaaaagaagaacctaaagaagaagaagaacctACTCAAGAAGAGAAGCCTGTTGTTGATACATCTGAAACTTTAGATACTGCTACCACTGAGCAAGCGCCAGAgggagaaaagaaaactttgCAAGAAGAATAG
- the SAF1 gene encoding SCF ubiquitin ligase complex subunit SAF1 (similar to Saccharomyces cerevisiae SAF1 (YBR280C); ancestral locus Anc_1.307) — protein sequence MSEMESREKESKVGLPPDIVQATLPFLSSDDIKNLSQTNKYYNTLLDFDHSKTLWHELFHKAFGTLRTNDEPFLCRNSTEFKTCTESILREAYPNLSWQDLYLLRAYDAKFYTWGYLKHGRLGYTVSSNNELAATSLNGPSPRFKYGVNTPTEVPWFNSRTRPRSNFTSSEDPLSAIKKDGDEIIAQVSSGGFSFQILTESGNLYSTGSTFSGGLKGPGPNSPQHDYNPFREMIHNMERSYPRITGRSNGSTVNTTGTFSGISMGGSHPSTAHESGNIQSSPAQHVTVDSGQAPAPSPGGNRNGVPRTTMPSMGPHENIYSEIEMLERSANKAVPGNNHIRRMFARNSFPLYSGSDENLNTFNDIQFVAVSSGRSHFLALDTNNNIYSWDSTESDQGVKIEFANLPDRATNPILKIASGWNFNCCYIYKIGLVAWKEREAVEKGESFAFAKYEIIPNTDNINGDSRIIDFACLRDNLVFYINNNGDKLWKYHNGLNHVIDLDIVGKLCKINVCFASLVLFTDSHCYSLKIADGDVDKESLTELDIEENVISVASGDYHTVALTESGHLYSWGVESQDCGCLGLGSSEEVVNQLHVGNWEGQRNIRVVKPRKIEIPDGYICVSVTAGGWQTGALIIRKH from the coding sequence ATGAGTGAAATGGAGAGTAGAGAAAAGGAGTCTAAAGTAGGGTTGCCTCCAGACATCGTGCAAGCTACCTTACCGTTCTTAAGTAGCGATGATATTAAGAACCTCTCGCAGACGAATAAGTACTATAATACGTTACTAGATTTTGACCATTCTAAAACCTTGTGGCATGAACTGTTTCATAAAGCATTTGGCACACTAAGAACAAATGACGAGCCTTTTCTGTGTCGAAATTCCACAGAATTCAAGACTTGCACAGAAAGCATTCTAAGAGAAGCATACCCTAATTTGTCATGGCAAGATTTATACCTATTACGAGCATACGATGCCAAGTTTTATACTTGGGGATATTTGAAGCATGGAAGGCTAGGATATACTGTCAGTTCCAATAACGAACTAGCTGCCACGTCTCTAAATGGGCCGAGTCCGCGATTTAAATATGGTGTGAATACTCCCACAGAAGTTCCTTGGTTTAACAGTAGGACAAGACCTAGAAGTAACTTCACTTCTTCAGAAGATCCATTAAGTGCCATCAAAAAAGATGGAGATGAAATAATAGCTCAGGTGTCTAGTGGaggtttttcttttcaaatattaaCTGAATCTGGTAATCTATATAGCACCGGATCTACTTTTTCTGGGGGGTTGAAAGGACCAGGCCCCAATAGTCCACAGCACGACTATAATCCCTTTAGAGAAATGATTCACAATATGGAAAGATCTTATCCGCGTATTACAGGTCGTAGTAACGGAAGTACCGTCAATACCACCGGTACGTTTTCTGGAATAAGTATGGGCGGTAGCCACCCTTCTACTGCTCATGAATCAGGAAATATTCAATCAAGTCCAGCTCAGCACGTTACTGTAGACAGTGGGCAAGCACCAGCACCATCACCTGGAGGAAATCGTAATGGTGTCCCTAGAACTACCATGCCTTCAATGGGGCCCCATGAGAATATTTATAGTGAAATAGAAATGCTAGAACGAAGTGCTAATAAAGCAGTACCAGGAAATAATCATATCAGGAGAATGTTTGCAAGAAACTCCTTCCCATTATATAGTGGTAGtgatgaaaatttgaaCACATTCAATGATATTCAGTTTGTCGCGGTAAGTTCTGGAAGAAGTCACTTTTTGGCATTGGATacaaataacaatatttATTCTTGGGATTCCACAGAATCAGATCAAGGTGTTAAAATCGAGTTTGCTAATTTACCTGATCGTGCTACTAATCCTATCCTGAAGATTGCTAGTGGCTGGAATTTCAATTGTTGTTATATATACAAGATTGGATTAGTAGCATGGAAGGAAAGAGAAGCAGTAGAAAAAGGTGAGAGCTTTGCTTTTGCAAAGTACGAAATTATACCAAACACAGATAATATCAATGGAGATTCAAGGATCATCGATTTCGCATGTTTGAGAGATAATTTGGTTTTCTACATTAATAACAATGGCGATAAGTTATGGAAGTACCACAATGGATTGAATCATGTAATTGATCTGGATATTGTCGGAAAACTATGTAAAATCAATGTTTGTTTTGCTTCGCTAGTCCTATTCACTGATTCACACTGCTATTCTTTAAAGATAGCGGATGGCGACGTTGACAAAGAGAGTTTAACAGAACTAgacattgaagaaaacgtTATATCCGTCGCAAGCGGTGACTACCACACCGTGGCACTAACTGAGTCTGGTCATTTATATTCTTGGGGTGTAGAAAGCCAAGATTGTGGATGTTTGGGACTCGGTTCTTCTGAAGAAGTAGTGAACCAGCTGCATGTCGGCAACTGGGAAGGGCAAAGGAACATTAGGGTAGTTAAACCCagaaaaatagaaatacCAGATGGCTACATTTGTGTCAGTGTAACAGCTGGCGGCTGGCAAACGGGTGCATTGATTATTAGGAAACATTGA
- the PPS1 gene encoding tyrosine/serine/threonine protein phosphatase PPS1 (similar to Saccharomyces cerevisiae PPS1 (YBR276C); ancestral locus Anc_1.312) — protein MALEVLSITPGELHDLVRLHQNAKWPECKKMFPWAHDISFCQPPDFPHSLAIVKSQSDAYNSALLRSSLEVNDIFQSWKVHTSFHRMDDECETPDESDGFHYPNNTKELLNLLKFQISQLQMKIEDIELENVAAYCHRHGILPFLKVDPSGLSLEFKRHPKNKVGSNAMLKSNGQDVWGRRGLFRRFDLQCAKMVEMVDNIVIYCSQTGDTANIQTESDATGSHGGDCPSCTTLALLLQICLMFAQKGYTDCEEPRYKTNVSICTYQNFNVDIPESLIGTPLLEKAFFKSSTPLNLCSSPSEIVCFNNADKNMVLCEKLELNKLTSATRLKETGLICGNTTDWHNYQTIKKNNLSLPSHSQENTSIVSSSPLVYDPDNPIASISRLYNIPNTEETWKLIIKCTSNSSMPSLTKIQSYLGLLFDDDASKSQDYFHLTFPSSGTIGLGNLNIQSVEILLNVCYLIYQVSQIQGSLTFMHCNDGYTETSLLLTAYIIFHFNIPLQDALLRIHSRPFFLFPSDLQVLGHLQPLLREFSPQKEDNFKLFANAVEFKDKSFQLHISSELFSSIFFMKIPLESNFVNLKGPLPSQILQHLYLGSLDHAQNPALLKSLGITHIVSVGEVVSWALNKKKVVHPVRPHRAVTMTNTDEVMGTISGNKSRARAGTTINDRSKDGSTVVISENSGFHICQIENLDDNGKDPLFHQIDKVLNFISNSEKKGGKVLVHCMVGVSRSATVCIAECMRYLHCDLANAYLFVRVRRLNVVIQPNLFFVYELFKWWKKHYCKEYDKTTDWHIICRGIAEVNLKFS, from the coding sequence ATGGCTTTGGAAGTGCTCTCAATCACACCTGGTGAGCTGCACGACCTCGTGCGACTACATCAGAATGCGAAATGGCCAGAATGCAAGAAAATGTTCCCCTGGGCTCATGACATTTCCTTTTGTCAACCACCAGACTTTCCTCATTCCCTTGCAATAGTCAAGTCACAATCAGATGCCTATAATTCGGCGCTCTTACGTAGTTCTCTTGAAGTCAATGATATCTTTCAGTCCTGGAAAGTTCACACATCATTCCACAGAATGGACGACGAATGCGAAACTCCAGATGAATCTGATGGTTTTCACTATCCCAATAACACTAAGGAGTTGTTAAATTTGTTAAAGTTCCAGATAAGTCAATTGCAAATGAAAATAGAAGATATTGAGCTAGAAAATGTTGCTGCTTATTGTCATAGGCATGGCATTTTACCGTTTCTGAAAGTTGATCCTAGTGGACTATCGTTAGAATTTAAAAGACATCCTAAAAATAAGGTCGGATCGAATGCTATGCTAAAATCAAATGGGCAGGATGTCTGGGGAAGGAGAGGTTTGTTCCGAAGGTTCGATCTTCAATGTGCCAAAATGGTAGAAATGGTTGATAATATAGTAATTTATTGTTCACAAACAGGGGACACTGCAAACATACAAACAGAATCAGATGCAACAGGTTCTCATGGAGGAGACTGCCCTAGTTGTACTACACTTGCCTTACTTCTACAGATATGTTTAATGTTTGCTCAAAAAGGTTATACTGACTGTGAAGAACCACGGTACAAGACTAATGTGTCTATTTGCACCTACCAAAATTTCAATGTAGATATACCTGAAAGTTTAATTGGCACACCATTATTAGAAAAGGCTTTTTTTAAGAGTAGCACACCTTTGAATCTATGTTCTTCACCCAGTGAAATAGTATGTTTCAATAACGCTGATAAAAATATGGTCCTGTGCGAAAAATTAGAATTGAACAAGCTGACTTCAGCTACACGACTGAAGGAAACAGGTTTGATTTGCGGTAATACCACTGATTGGCATAATTATCAaactataaaaaaaaacaatctATCCCTGCCCAGTCACTCCCAAGAGAACACAAGCATAGTTTCATCAAGTCCCTTAGTTTATGATCCAGATAACCCTATAGCTTCCATTTCTCGACTATATAATATACCAAATACAGAAGAAACTTGGAAATTGATTATAAAGTGTACTTCAAACTCATCTATGCCTTCGCTAACAAAAATCCAATCATACCTGGGTTTGttatttgatgatgatgcaTCAAAATCACAagattattttcatttgacTTTCCCATCGTCAGGTACTATAGGTTTAGGAAACCTAAACATTCAATCCGTGgaaattcttttaaatgTCTGCTACCTAATATATCAGGTATCTCAAATTCAAGGGTCGTTAACTTTTATGCATTGTAATGATGGATATACAGaaacttcattattattaacaGCATATATTATATTCCACTTCAATATTCCGTTACAAGATGCTCTTCTAAGAATCCACTCAAGAccatttttccttttcccaTCCGACTTGCAGGTTTTAGGTCATTTACAGCCCCTTCTCCGTGAGTTTAGTccacaaaaagaagataattTTAAATTATTTGCCAATGCGGTTGAATTTAAAGataaaagttttcaattgcACATTTCTTCCGAACTTTTCAgtagcatttttttcatgaagATTCCTCTTGAGTCTAACTTCGTTAATTTGAAGGGTCCATTACCGTCCCAGATCCTCCAGCACTTGTATTTGGGATCCCTAGACCATGCGCAAAATCCTGCTTTGCTTAAATCCTTAGGAATTACACATATAGTTTCAGTGGGCGAGGTGGTTTCATGGGCACTGAATAAGAAGAAGGTCGTTCACCCTGTGAGACCACACCGTGCAGTTACTATGACTAACACAGATGAAGTTATGGGTACTATTTCAGGTAATAAAAGTAGGGCAAGAGCAGGCACCACGATCAACGATAGGTCAAAAGATGGTAGTACCGTAGTCATAAGTGAAAATTCAGGTTTTCATATTTGCCAGATCGAGAATTTAGATGATAATGGCAAAGATCCGCTTTTCCATCAAATAGATAAAGTCTTGAATTTCATCAGCAACTCTGAAAAGAAGGGAGGAAAAGTCCTGGTGCATTGTATGGTCGGAGTATCTAGGTCTGCAACGGTTTGTATTGCTGAATGCATGAGGTATCTCCATTGTGACTTGGCAAATGCGTACTTGTTTGTAAGAGTAAGAAGGTTGAACGTTGTTATCCAGCCAAACTTGTTCTTCGTATATGAGCTTTTTAAATGGTGGAAAAAACACTATTGTAAAGAATACGATAAAACTACAGATTGGCATATCATTTGTAGAGGTATTGCGGAAGTTAATTTAAAATTCTCataa
- the MRPL27 gene encoding mitochondrial 54S ribosomal protein mL41 (similar to Saccharomyces cerevisiae MRPL27 (YBR282W); ancestral locus Anc_1.304) — translation MKVSPVIQFSKTSISALTRPWKKYRDGELFYGLSKVGNKRVPLTTKQGNKTMYKGTRASGIGRHTKFGGYVINWKKVRTYVTPEIVNFELKPYVNANVPPLKHEFKGFNGGPLDPNLQLLKLKEYIINGKVQSQGATDTSCYKERG, via the coding sequence ATGAAAGTATCACCCGTTATACAATTTAGTAAGACTTCCATTAGCGCTCTTACCAGGCcttggaaaaaatacaGAGATGGAGAATTATTTTATGGGTTATCAAAAGTAGGGAATAAAAGAGTGCCGTTGACCACGAAGCAAGGTAACAAGACTATGTACAAGGGAACAAGGGCTTCAGGTATTGGTAGACACACGAAATTCGGTGGTTACGTGATAAACTGGAAAAAAGTCAGAACTTATGTAACCCCGGAAATAGTTAATTTTGAGCTAAAGCCCTATGTTAACGCCAACGTACCACCTCTTAAACACGAATTCAAAGGATTCAATGGCGGTCCGTTAGACCCTAACCTACAGTTATTAAAGTTAAAGGAATACATAATAAATGGTAAAGTACAAAGCCAAGGGGCCACTGACACTTCATGTTATAAGGAGCGTGGTTAA
- the DUG2 gene encoding glutamine amidotransferase subunit DUG2 (similar to Saccharomyces cerevisiae DUG2 (YBR281C); ancestral locus Anc_1.306) — protein MYDSKGVALHSELIHRWNHAFSILSIVAFPKKRLLFAGSQDSKILVFDLPTYNLIYTIRLGESQEETHTRSSVLCLTRSEDENFLFSGGADSLVRIWSIGEKTTRDDFLPVTEIATVYSVTDIGDIFSLAYLDSLETIVFGCQNASLLYVENLIQKIERTSSNRVENINKLPHRRYDKFFDSLGPTGCSSNSLSQTSQTSLQENCGAAIIEVPSENIIKYSHYGFVYSINKLCSRFNRLLEKGSQTSGVEHIISSAGDGISKLWEFSRDNEHKTVKVSLINDKIDNEDSVISQTIEFPFLYCGLTDGILKIWDLNTQQLISTLKTKDESDVISISVYMDHIFAIDESGITHFYQNQVNHWNPQQGKILSSEIFNKTSSGSVSLLTGGSDGSLTLWDITSLLSAVPLSSNSHTNLSSTLQTTNSWAVYQPASLNNEEMLNTLRELISFQTVSQCKDTANTLSLRRCAVYLQQLFLKFGATNAQLFPLPDGGNPVVFAYFQGNGKVPQVKGSKKKRILWYGHYDVISSGNTFNWNTDPFALTCENGYLKGRGVSDNKGPLVSAIHSVAYLFQQKELVNDVVFLVEGSEEIGSASLKQVCEKYHDIIGKDIDWILLSNSTWVDQEHPCLNYGLRGVINAQIKVWSDKPDGHSGLNGGVYDEPMVDLVKIVSKLQNERNEILIPNFYSPLKGLTEEEYQRFQKITKVANIDESTTVQDLITNWTKPSLSMTTVKFSGPGNITVIPKSVTMGISIRLVPEQSVKQVKKDLKAYLEESFKQLNCQNHLEIKVLNEAEGWLGDPTNHAYQILKDEITATWDVEPLLVREGGSISCLRMLERIFDAPAVQIPCGQSTDNGHLANENLRIKNWSNLTEILSKVINKL, from the coding sequence ATGTACGACAGCAAGGGTGTCGCGTTGCACTCTGAATTGATTCATAGATGGAATCACGCCTTTTCCATCTTATCCATCGTTgcatttccaaaaaaaagattgtTGTTTGCCGGTAGCCAAGATTCTAAAATTTTAGTCTTTGATCTTCCCACTTATAATCTAATCTATACTATTAGACTGGGAGAATCACAAGAGGAGACACATACCAGGTCGTCGGTATTGTGTTTGACAAgatcagaagatgaaaactttttattttcaggCGGTGCAGATTCTTTAGTGAGAATTTGGTCTATTGGCGAAAAGACCACTAGGGATGACTTCCTACCAGTTACTGAAATAGCCACAGTTTACTCTGTGACTGACATTGGAGACATATTTTCATTGGCGTATTTGGATTCATTGGAAACTATCGTCTTTGGCTGCCAAAACGCAAGTTTACTTTATGTAGAGAACTTAATTCAGAAAATTGAGAGAACATCATCCAATAGAGtagaaaatattaataaattaCCGCATAGAAGATATGAcaaattctttgattcGTTGGGCCCCACTGGATGCAGTTCGAATTCATTATCTCAAACCTCGCAGACCTCATTACAAGAAAATTGTGGTGCTGCCATCATAGAGGTTCCTTCCGAAAACATTATTAAATATTCACACTATGGCTTTGTTTATTCTATCAACAAGCTGTGTTCTAGATTTAACCGACTATTGGAAAAGGGTTCACAGACTTCTGGTGTAGAACACataatttcttctgctGGTGATGGGATAAGCAAACTTTGGGAGTTCTCTAGAGATAACGAACACAAAACTGTTAAGGTGTCTTTGATAAACGATAAAATTGACAACGAGGATAGTGTCATATCTCAAACCATCGAATTCCCATTCTTATATTGTGGGTTAACTGATGGTATCCTAAAAATCTGGGATTTGAACACCCAGCAATTAATTTCTACTCTGAAAACAAAGGATGAATCGGATGTGATTTCAATATCAGTTTACATGGATCATATCTTTGCTATTGATGAATCAGGCATCACTCATTTTTATCAGAACCAGGTTAACCATTGGAACCCACAGCAAGGTAAAATACTAAGCTCAGAGATCTTTAATAAAACAAGCTCTGGATCTGTTAGTTTACTAACGGGCGGTAGTGACGGATCGCTTACTCTCTGGGATATAACATCGTTGTTGTCGGCGGTACCTCTATCAAGTAATTCGCACACTAATCTGTCGTCTACGTTACAAACCACCAATTCATGGGCTGTTTATCAGCCAGCCTCTTTGAATAATGAGGAGATGTTAAATACTTTGAGGGAACTTATTTCCTTTCAAACAGTATCTCAGTGTAAAGATACTGCTAATACGTTATCATTGAGACGTTGTGCAGTCTACCTGCAACAATTATTCTTGAAGTTTGGAGCTACGAACGCCCAATTATTTCCATTACCTGATGGCGGTAATCCTGTGGTATTTGCATATTTTCAAGGAAACGGAAAAGTTCCACAGGTAAAAGGTTCCAAGAAGAAGCGTATTTTATGGTATGGTCATTATGACGTTATTTCATCAGGAAATACCTTCAACTGGAATACCGATCCATTTGCTTTAACTTGTGAGAATGGATATCTGAAAGGTCGTGGTGTATCAGATAATAAAGGACCATTGGTGAGCGCTATCCATAGTGTGGCatatctttttcaacaaaaagaaTTGGTGAACGATGTTGTATTTCTAGTGGAAGGAAGTGAAGAGATTGGGTCTGCTAGTTTGAAGCAAGTTTGTGAAAAGTATCATGATATTATTGGAAAAGACATTGATTGGATTTTATTAAGTAATTCCACGTGGGTTGATCAGGAGCATCCATGTTTGAATTATGGATTGAGAGGCGTTATCAATGCACAAATAAAAGTCTGGAGTGATAAGCCCGATGGACATTCTGGTCTTAATGGTGGTGTTTATGATGAGCCTATGGTTGATCTAGTTAAAATTGTATCTAAGTTGCAAAATGAACGAAACGAAATTCTGAttccaaatttttactCACCGCTGAAGGGTCTgactgaagaagaatatcaaaGATTCCAGAAAATTACTAAGGTTGCAAATATCGATGAAAGTACAACTGTTCAAGATTTGATTACAAATTGGACTAAGCcttctttatcaatgaCAACCGTTAAATTTAGTGGTCCTGGGAATATTACAGTAATACCCAAAAGTGTCACCATGGGTATTTCCATCAGATTAGTTCCTGAGCAAAGCGTGAAGCAGGTCAAGAAAGACCTCAAAGCATATTTAGAAGAAAGCTTCAAGCAATTGAACTGTCAAAACCATCTAGAAATCAAGGTTTTAAATGAGGCAGAAGGTTGGTTAGGTGACCCAACAAATCACGCATACCAAATATTGAAGGATGAAATCACCGCTACATGGGATGTAGAACCATTGCTGGTGAGAGAAGGAGGttctatttcttgtttgagAATGTTGGAAAGAATATTCGACGCCCCAGCTGTCCAAATACCATGTGGGCAATCAACTGACAATGGTCACTTGGCTAATGAAAATCTGAGAATCAAAAATTGGTCCAACTTAACTGAAATTTTGTCTAAAGTCATCAATAAGTTATAG
- the DPB3 gene encoding DNA polymerase epsilon noncatalytic subunit (similar to Saccharomyces cerevisiae DPB3 (YBR278W) and DLS1 (YJL065C); ancestral locus Anc_1.311), with protein MSDLVRKKAPVFPISKVKKIAKCDPEYIITSNAAISATAFAAELFVQNLVEESLVLAQLNSKAKTSIRLSLNSIEECVEKRENFRFLEDVIKQLKKNSELDKKREVGMQLRLGNEGALKEDPKLHNDIGTEDEEENEVSEQEEPVHEEELLDDGKEQQDDKPTRSVASLLSRFQYKSALDVGDDSDTSDFETDNAKNTSV; from the coding sequence ATGTCCGATTTGGTTAGAAAAAAGGCCCCGGTCTTTCCTATATCTAAGGTAAAGAAGATTGCTAAATGCGATCCCGAATACATTATTACATCCAACGCAGCTATATCGGCGACCGCGTTTGCTGCTGAGCTATTTGTACAGAACCTTGTCGAAGAATCGCTGGTCTTAGCTCAACTGAATTCAAAGGCAAAAACAAGCATACGACTAAGCTTAAATTCTATAGAAGAATGtgttgaaaaaagagagaattTCAGATTTCTAGAGGACGTCATCAAacaattaaagaagaatagcGAACTCgacaagaaaagagaagtgGGAATGCAATTAAGGCTTGGCAACGAGGGAGCCCTCAAAGAAGACCCAAAACTGCACAACGACATTGGTACAGAggacgaagaagaaaacgaagTATCTGAACAAGAGGAACCCGTACATGAGGAAGAACTTTTAGACGATGGCAAAGAGCAACAAGATGATAAACCCACGCGCAGCGTGGCAAGTTTACTGTCAAGGTTCCAATACAAATCCGCACTAGATGTAGGCGACGATTCAGATACTTCCGATTTCGAAACGGATAATGCGAAGAACACATCTGTTTAG